The Stenotrophomonas sp. ZAC14D1_NAIMI4_1 DNA segment TCATCGGCGTGTTCGTCGGTGCGGCGATGATCCTGATCGGCCTGGCTTGGAAGCTGCTGGCGTCGCGCAAGCCCAGCGTCACGCGTCGTGCGGCCGATGCCAACGTGGTGGAAGGCGAATACCGCGTGGTGCGCAAGTCAGCTTTGCCGATGTCGCGCTGATGCGCTCGCCCGCTGACGTGGGCGCCGCACCGTTCTAGACTGCAGGGGCCTTCCTACTGGAACCCCCGCATGTCCACTGCCGTTGTTTCCGATGTGATCCCTGCCCCCGCCGTGCCGCGCGTACCGGTGGTGGGCGGTGGCACCTTCCCGGTCCACCGCATCTACTGCGTCGGCCGCAATTTCGCCGACCATGCGCGTGAGATGGGTGCTGCGGTGCCGGCGGCCGACGATCGCGGCCGCCCGATGTTCTTCTGCAAGCCGGCCGATGCCATCGTGGTCGGCCATGACGATGTAATCCCCTATCCCCCCGCCACCGGCAACCTGCACCACGAAGTCGAGCTGGTGGTGGCGATCGGCGTGGATGCACCGGCCGGTGAACTGGCCGTGGCCGATGCCGACGCGCTGATCTACGGCTACGCCGTGGGCCTGGACCTGACCCGCCGCGACCTGCAGGCCGCCGCCAAGGAAAAGGGCCACCCGTGGGATTCGGCCAAGGGCTTCGATGCCTCCGCACCCATCAGCGAGATCGTGCACGCCGGTGAAGTGGGCGACCTGGCCGCATTGAACCTGTCGCTGGAAGTGAACGGCGAAGTGCGCCAGCAATCGCTGCTCGACCAGATGATCTGGAACGTGCCGGAAATCCTGCATGAGCTGTCCAAGCTGTGGCAGCTGCGTGCCGGCGACCTGGTGTTCATGGGCACGCCGTCGGGTGTGGCCGCATTGAAGCCGGGCGACCGTTTCAGTGCGCGACTGGAAAACGTGGCCGAACGCCACGGCGTCATCGCAGGCTGACATCCGCTGCGTTAACCTGCGCCCGATCCCTCGCCCTCAGGAGAAGAACAAGAATGGGAATGCTCACCGAGTTCAAGGAATTCGCGATGCGCGGCAACGTCATCGACCTCGCCGTCGGCGTGGTCATTGGCGCGGCCTTCGGCAAGATCGTCACCGCCCTGGTGGAAAAGATCATCATGCCGCCGCTGGGCATGCTGATTGGCAAGGTCGATTTCTCCGATCTGGCGTGGACGTTGTCGGCCGCCAGCATCGGGCCGGATGGCAAGGAAATTCCGGCAGTGGTGATCGGCTACGGTGATTTCCTCAACACACTGGTGCAGTTCATCATCGTGGCCTTCGCCATCTTCATGGTGATCAAGGTGATCAACCGCCTCTCGCGCAAGAAGGATGCCGCCCCGGCCGCACCGAAGGAAGAAGTGGTGCTGCTGCGCGAGATCCGCGACAGCCTGAAGAAGTAAGGTGCCGGGCGCCATCGCGCGCCCCGCGTACCTGTAGAGTCGAGCCGTGCTCGACTGCGCCGGACAGTCGTCAAGGTAGTGCCGGGCCGTGCCCGGCGAGCGCAGCGGTTGGTCGACGTTCGCCGGGCATGGCCCGGCGCTACCGCTTTGCCGCTCATGGCCGGAAAACAGCGTTCGCCACCACCGTGACCTCCCGCCCATGCGCGGCGCTGAACGACTGTTAAGCTCCAAGGCTGATTCCCTTCCCGGAGCTGTCCATGCGTCGCCGCGTCCTTGCCATCGCATCCTCCCTCGCCCTGCTGGCCGCGCCGGCCTTCGCGGCGCCGCGCACCACCACCCTGCCCCCGGCCTCGCTGGCCACCGCTGCGCAGCTGCGTGACCAGGCACTGGCCGACGACACCGGCTGGAAGGTGGTGGAATCGCTGACCACCGAGATCGGCCCGCGCATCGCCGGCAGCGAAGCCGATGCCCGCGCCGTGGCCTGGGCCGAAGCCAAGTTCAAGGCACTCGGCTTCGACAAGGTGTGGAAAGAGCCCGTGACTTTCCCCAAGTGGGAGCGCCGCAGTGAACATGCCGCAGTGACCGGCAGGAACCCGCAGCCGCTGCAGATCACCGCCCTGGGCGGCAGCCCCGGCGGCAGCGTCGAGGCCGAGGTGGTGCGTTTTGCCGACCTCGCCGCGCTGCAGGCGGCACCGGAAGGTTCGCTGAAGGGCAAGATCGCCTTCGTCGATTACCAGATGCTGCCGTTCCGCGACGGCCGTGACTACGGCCGCGGCGGCGCGATCCGCAGCAAGGGCCCGTCCGAGGCGATCCGCAAGGGCGCGGTCGGTTTCCTCATGCGCTCGGCCGGTACCGATTCGCACCGCGTGCCGCATACCGGCATCACCCGCTTCGATGATGGCCTGACCCCGGTGCCGTCGGCGGCCCTCTCGGTGCCCGATGCCGACCAGTTGGCCCGCCTGGTGGCGCGTGGCACCACCACAGTGAAGGTGGCGCTGGACTGCGGCTGGGACGGCACTGCGACCTCCTACAACGTGATCGGCGAAATCACCGGGCGTACGCTGCCGAAGGAAGTGGTGGTGATCGGTGGTCATCTCGATTCCTGGGACCTGGGCACCGGCGCCGTGGATGACGGTGCAGGCGTGGGCATCACCATGGCCGCCGGCCACCTGATCGGCCAGCTCAAGCAGGCCCCCAAGCGCACCATCCGCGTGATCGCCTTCGCCAACGAAGAACAGGGCCTGTATGGCGGCAAGGCGTACGCCGAGGCACATGCCAAGGACGTGACGCTGCACCAGCTGGCCGCCGAGAGCGATTTCGGTGCCGGCCGCATCTACGCGTTCAACACCGGCTCGCCGAACCCGGAAGGCTCGCGCGACGCTACCCGGCAGATTGCCGAGGTGATGAAGCCGCTGGGCATCGAGTACATGGCCGACAAGGGTGGCCCGGGCCCGGATGTCGGCCCGCTGGCCGCCAAGGGCGGCGCGTGGGCGTGGCTGGCGCAGGATGGTTCGGATTACTTCCACCTGCACCACACCGCCGACGACACCCTGGACAAGATCGACCCGAAGGCACTGGCGCAGAACGTGGCCGCCTACACTGTGTTCGCCTACCTGGCGGCCGACGCCGATGGCAGTTTCGGCAGCGAAGCCAAGGCCACCACGCCGCCGAACGAGTGACGCGGTGAAGTCACGGGGTCAGACCCCTCGCCTTGGGCGAGGGCTCTGACCCCGCTTACGTTCAACGCTCCCAGACACGCGTATTGCGCACGCCGATCGCCTGCGGCCTGAACAACGGATCACGCTGCTGCCGCTTCTGCTGTTCGTAATCGCGCAGTGCCGCCAGGGCAGGCTTCTGCAGCAGCAGGATGGCAATGATGTTCAACCAGCTCATCATGCCCACGCCGATATCACCCAGCGCCCAGGCCACCGTTGCGGTATTGACCGCCGAGTAGCCGGTTGCGCCCAGGAACAGCAGCTGGAAACCGGTGACCGTCGCGCGCCCGGGGCGGTCGCGGCACAGGTAGCTGACATTGGTTTCGGCCATGTAGTACAGCGCCAGGATCGTGGTGAACGCGAACGGCAGGATCGCCAGCGCGACGAACGACCTGCCGAAACCCGGCAGCGCCGATTCCACCGCATGCTGCACGAAGCGCGGCCCGGCCTCGACACCCGGCAGGTTGGCGAGCAGCAGGCGCGCCTCGTCGGGCACACCGTTCACAGCCGGATCGTAGACGTTGTACAGCCCGGTCGACAGGATCAGGAACGCGGTTGCGCTGCACACCACCATGGTGTCGATGTAGACCGAGAACGACTGCACCAGGCCCTGCATGACCGGATGCGAGACTTCCGCCGCCGCGGCCGGATGCGCACCACTGCCCATGCCCGCCTCGTTGGACAGCACACCACGACGCACGCCCCACTGGATGGCGGTGCCGATCATCGCGCCGAACGCGGCGTCCACGCCGAACGCACTGCGCAGCACCAGCGCGAGAACCTCGGGAACCCTGTCGACGTTGATGACCATGACCACGGCGGCGACCAGCAGGTAAGCCACGGCCATGATCGGCACCACCCACTCGGCCACGCGGGCGATGCGGCGCACGCCGCCGTACAGCACCGCCGCAAGGACAGCCAGCAGCACCGCCGTGGTGCCCGCCACCGGGATGCCCCAGGCCTCGTTCACCGCGCTGGTGATGGCATTGGACTGGGTGCCGGCCAGCATCGCCCCCGCCAGCACGGTGACCAGCGCGAACAGCACCGCATACCAGCGCTGGCCCAGGCCCTTTTCGATGTAGTAAGCCGGGCCGCCCCGGTACTGGCCGCTGGCATCGCGCTCCTTGTAGATCTGCGCCAGCGTCGATTCGATGAAGGCACTGGAGGCGCCGAGGAAGGCCACGATCCACATCCAGAAGATGGCCCCCGGGCCGCCGAAGGCGATGGCCATGGCGACACCGGCGATGTTGCCGACACCGACCCGGCTGGACAGTGACAACGACAGCGCCTGGAAGGGCGAAACGCCCGCCTCGGAGCGCTCGTGGCGGAACATCAGGCGCAGCATGTCAGGCAGCGCGCGCAGCTGGATGAAGCGCGTGCGCACGCTGAAGTACAGGCCGGCCAGCAGGCAGAGCACGACCAGCCAGGGGCTCCAGATGATGCCCAGCAGGACATTGACGATCGATTCGATGCTCATGGCCGCCCCCTCAGAAGAACACGCCCAGGGCGATCTGGGGGCTGATGACGCGGCCGGTATTGCGCCCGGCCAGGGTGATCTCGACGCCGGCAATCAGCCCCAGCGACGGGCTGAAGTGATACTCCACCGCCGGCGCCACCGACAGCGAGCGGCTGGCCGGGCGCTGTTCGTCGATGCGTCGCCCGCCCCCGTCGGCGGTGGGCATGAAGCCGATCAGGCGCTGGCCGGTCTCGCGGCTGGCGGCAAGTTCCATCACCCCGACCCAGCGGTCGTTGAAGCTGTACTCGCCGGCCACCGACAGGCCCAGCACCGAGCCTCGCGCGATGTGGCCCTGGAAGCCGGCTTCGGTGCCGTAGATGCTGGCGCCCGACAGCGCCGTACGCGCCGGCGCCGGACCGGCCATCAGTTGCCCACGCCAGCGCAGCGGTCTCCCGTTCGGCATCCACACCACCTGCTGCACACCCAGCGCGACGGTGGTGCGCTGCACGCCATCGCCCTGCGCATCCAGGGGGTTGCCGGTGATGCGGTCGTGGCTGCCGGTGCTGAAGCGCTGCGACACCGCCAGCGAAACCGCAGGCCGGGTGCCATCGGCGCTGGGTGCCTGCAGCAGGTACTGCAGGCGGGCGGTGGTATCGCCGGCACGGAAGCCGCCACTGTGCCCGGTGCCGGACTCCGCCCGCGACGCACTGAGGTTCACCTGGCCCATCAGGCGGTCGCTGAAGCCGTACATCACCGGCATGACCACCGCCCACGCGCCGCTGTCCTGCGCGCTGCGCTGGCGCTCGCCGTCGGCATCGTAGTGGGCGTTGCTGTCGACGCGGACCAGGTAGGGTTCGAGGAACCAGCGGCCCTGCGGCAGGCCCGCGGGATTGGGGGTGATCAACGGCCCCATGAAATTGACGTTTTCCAGGCTGCGTTCGTTGGCGCAGGCACTGGCACTGGCCAGCGCACTGGCCAGCAGCAGGGACACGGACAAGGTGCGTTGCAGATGGGACATGACAGCCACTCCGGGGACAACGAGGGATGGAGTTCCACCCTGCGTCGCCGGCGATGGCCGACCTATGAGGAAAGTTTCAAATTTCCAGCGCGCTTTCAGTGCCGTAAAGCATGCCTGGCAATCGACGGGGGCCAGAGCCCTCGCCTGCGGCGAGGGCTCTGCCCCCGATCCGGGCCCTCAGCCGTGACGGCTGGACCACTGCGCCAGCAGCACCGCCGTCGCCGAGGCGACGTTGAGGCTTTCCACCGCGCCGCTGCCGGGGATGGAGACCTGCTGGTCGCACTGGCTGGCCAGCGCGCGATCCATGCCCTCGCCCTCGGCACCCATCACGTACACCAGGCGCGCGGGCAACTCGGCACGGAACACGTCCTGGCCGCCCTCGACCAGGGTCGCAGCCAGGCCGAAGCCCGCCGCACGCAGCGCCGCCATGGCATCTGCGTCACCGGGCAGCTGCACCAGCGGCAGGGCCTCGGCGCCACCTTCGGCCACGCGCGCGGCGGCACCGGACAGCGCCAGCGTGCTGCCGGCCGGCAGCAGCAGCGCCTTGGCACCGAAGTGCGCGGCCGAGCGCAGGATCGCGCCCAGGTTGTGCGGGTTGCCCACGCCATCCAGCCACAGCGCCAGCGCCGGGCCGTCGCCCACCTGCTGCAGCCACTGCGCCAGCGGCAGCACCGGCGCACGCACCACGTCAGCCACCACGCCCTCATGGTGGGTGGTGCCGGCCAGCTTGTTCAGGTCGCCGTCTTCCACCACGCGGTACCCCACGCGGTTGGCCACGCACCACTTCAGCAGCGGCTGCAGGCGCGGAATGCGCGCCTCCAGCAGGTACAGCTTGCGCAGCGCCTGCGGGCGCGCTTCGAAGGCGGCCAGCACGGCGTTCAGGCCGAACAGGCGCAGCTCATCGTTGCCGCCACGGCCGCCACCGCCACCACCCGTGGCCGGCACCTCCGGACGCGGCAACGGCGTTGCGCGTGGCGGACGGGCGGACGGGCGGCGGTTGTTCCAGGGGTTGTTCACTTACACATTCTCCTGCTTGCGCTGGCGCCAGAAGTCGGCGTTCTTGATGCCCAGGGCATCAGGGTCGAACGTCGGATCCAGGCCCAGCTTCTTCTGTCGTTCGTAGTCACGCAGGGCCAGCATGGCCGGCTTCTGCACGATGAGGATGGCGATGATGTTCAGCCAGGCCATCAGGCCCACGCCGATGTCACCCAGCGCCCAGGCCAGGGTCGCATTATGGAATGCGCCGAACACGACCATGGCGATGATGCCCAGGCGCAGCACCAGCACGGTCAGCGGGCGCTTCTTGTTGTGGTTGACGTAGGTCAGGTTGGTTTCGGCCATGTAGTAATAGGCCATGATGGTGGTGAAGGCGAAGAAGAAGATGGCGATCGAGACGAACGCCGCGCCCCAGCCCGGCAGCACCGCTTCCACGCCGGCCTGCGCGTAGCCGGCGCCTTCGGGAATACCGGCCAGGCCCTGGAAGATCGGCGGCGCGTTGGCGCCTGCAGGCGAGTACACGTTGTAGGTGCCGCTGGCCAGGATCAGGAACGCGGTGGCAGTGCACACCATCATGGTGTCGAAGTAGATGGCGAAGGCCTGCACGTAGCCCTGCTTGGCCGGGTGCGAAACCTCGGAGGCCGCGGCGGCGTGCGGGCCCGAGCCCTGGCCGGCTTCATTGGCGTAGATGCCGCGCTTGATGCCCCACTCCACCGCCAGGCCCATCATCGCGCCGAACGCAGCGTGGGTGCCGAAGGCGCTGTCGAAGATGATGCCGAACATTTCCGGCACGCGGTCGTAGTTGATGACCATGATGACGATGGCCATCAGGATGAAGGCGGCGGCCATGAACGGGACCACCACTTCGGCGAAGTTGGCGATGCGCTTGACGCCACCGAAGATGACCACGCCCAGCAGCAGCGCCACGGCGATGCCGATGCCCAGCTTCAGCGCTTCGACCGAGCTCATGCCCAGCATCTGGCCATCCAGCGGGCCGCACACGGCGGTGCCACGGCAGGCGTTGATGACGCTGTCAGCGATGGCATTGGCCTGCACGCCCGGCATCAGGAAGCCGGCGGCGATGATCGTGGCGATGGCGAAGGCCAGCGCATACCACTTCAGGCCCATGGCCTTTTCGATGTAGTACGCCGGGCCACCGCGGTAGCGGCCCTCGGCATCCTTGGTCTTGTAGATCTGCGCCAGGGTGCATTCCACGTACGAGGTGGACGCGCCGAGGAAGCCCATCACCCACATCCAGAAGATGGCACCCGGGCCGCCGAACGCGATGGCGGTGGCCACGCCGGCGATGTTGCCGATGCCCATGCGGCCGGCCATCGACATGGCCAGGGCCTGGAAGGAGGACACGCCGGCCTCGGACTTCTCGCCCTGCACTGTCAGGCGGCACATCTCGAAGAAACCGCGGATCTGCATGAAGCGGGTGCGCAGGCTGAAATACAGGCCGGCGCCCAGGCACACCACGATGAGGGCCTTGCTCCAGATGATGCTGTTGATGAAATGTACGGTTGCTTCCACGCGCGCTCTCTCCAGTCGGCGGGTTGTAAGGACGTCCCGTCGGCT contains these protein-coding regions:
- a CDS encoding M28 family peptidase; translation: MRRRVLAIASSLALLAAPAFAAPRTTTLPPASLATAAQLRDQALADDTGWKVVESLTTEIGPRIAGSEADARAVAWAEAKFKALGFDKVWKEPVTFPKWERRSEHAAVTGRNPQPLQITALGGSPGGSVEAEVVRFADLAALQAAPEGSLKGKIAFVDYQMLPFRDGRDYGRGGAIRSKGPSEAIRKGAVGFLMRSAGTDSHRVPHTGITRFDDGLTPVPSAALSVPDADQLARLVARGTTTVKVALDCGWDGTATSYNVIGEITGRTLPKEVVVIGGHLDSWDLGTGAVDDGAGVGITMAAGHLIGQLKQAPKRTIRVIAFANEEQGLYGGKAYAEAHAKDVTLHQLAAESDFGAGRIYAFNTGSPNPEGSRDATRQIAEVMKPLGIEYMADKGGPGPDVGPLAAKGGAWAWLAQDGSDYFHLHHTADDTLDKIDPKALAQNVAAYTVFAYLAADADGSFGSEAKATTPPNE
- a CDS encoding fumarylacetoacetate hydrolase family protein, which codes for MSTAVVSDVIPAPAVPRVPVVGGGTFPVHRIYCVGRNFADHAREMGAAVPAADDRGRPMFFCKPADAIVVGHDDVIPYPPATGNLHHEVELVVAIGVDAPAGELAVADADALIYGYAVGLDLTRRDLQAAAKEKGHPWDSAKGFDASAPISEIVHAGEVGDLAALNLSLEVNGEVRQQSLLDQMIWNVPEILHELSKLWQLRAGDLVFMGTPSGVAALKPGDRFSARLENVAERHGVIAG
- a CDS encoding alanine/glycine:cation symporter family protein, producing MSIESIVNVLLGIIWSPWLVVLCLLAGLYFSVRTRFIQLRALPDMLRLMFRHERSEAGVSPFQALSLSLSSRVGVGNIAGVAMAIAFGGPGAIFWMWIVAFLGASSAFIESTLAQIYKERDASGQYRGGPAYYIEKGLGQRWYAVLFALVTVLAGAMLAGTQSNAITSAVNEAWGIPVAGTTAVLLAVLAAVLYGGVRRIARVAEWVVPIMAVAYLLVAAVVMVINVDRVPEVLALVLRSAFGVDAAFGAMIGTAIQWGVRRGVLSNEAGMGSGAHPAAAAEVSHPVMQGLVQSFSVYIDTMVVCSATAFLILSTGLYNVYDPAVNGVPDEARLLLANLPGVEAGPRFVQHAVESALPGFGRSFVALAILPFAFTTILALYYMAETNVSYLCRDRPGRATVTGFQLLFLGATGYSAVNTATVAWALGDIGVGMMSWLNIIAILLLQKPALAALRDYEQQKRQQRDPLFRPQAIGVRNTRVWER
- a CDS encoding alanine/glycine:cation symporter family protein, whose amino-acid sequence is MEATVHFINSIIWSKALIVVCLGAGLYFSLRTRFMQIRGFFEMCRLTVQGEKSEAGVSSFQALAMSMAGRMGIGNIAGVATAIAFGGPGAIFWMWVMGFLGASTSYVECTLAQIYKTKDAEGRYRGGPAYYIEKAMGLKWYALAFAIATIIAAGFLMPGVQANAIADSVINACRGTAVCGPLDGQMLGMSSVEALKLGIGIAVALLLGVVIFGGVKRIANFAEVVVPFMAAAFILMAIVIMVINYDRVPEMFGIIFDSAFGTHAAFGAMMGLAVEWGIKRGIYANEAGQGSGPHAAAASEVSHPAKQGYVQAFAIYFDTMMVCTATAFLILASGTYNVYSPAGANAPPIFQGLAGIPEGAGYAQAGVEAVLPGWGAAFVSIAIFFFAFTTIMAYYYMAETNLTYVNHNKKRPLTVLVLRLGIIAMVVFGAFHNATLAWALGDIGVGLMAWLNIIAILIVQKPAMLALRDYERQKKLGLDPTFDPDALGIKNADFWRQRKQENV
- a CDS encoding TrmH family RNA methyltransferase; this translates as MNNPWNNRRPSARPPRATPLPRPEVPATGGGGGGRGGNDELRLFGLNAVLAAFEARPQALRKLYLLEARIPRLQPLLKWCVANRVGYRVVEDGDLNKLAGTTHHEGVVADVVRAPVLPLAQWLQQVGDGPALALWLDGVGNPHNLGAILRSAAHFGAKALLLPAGSTLALSGAAARVAEGGAEALPLVQLPGDADAMAALRAAGFGLAATLVEGGQDVFRAELPARLVYVMGAEGEGMDRALASQCDQQVSIPGSGAVESLNVASATAVLLAQWSSRHG
- the mscL gene encoding large-conductance mechanosensitive channel protein MscL, whose protein sequence is MGMLTEFKEFAMRGNVIDLAVGVVIGAAFGKIVTALVEKIIMPPLGMLIGKVDFSDLAWTLSAASIGPDGKEIPAVVIGYGDFLNTLVQFIIVAFAIFMVIKVINRLSRKKDAAPAAPKEEVVLLREIRDSLKK